One Microtus pennsylvanicus isolate mMicPen1 chromosome 3, mMicPen1.hap1, whole genome shotgun sequence DNA window includes the following coding sequences:
- the Cntfr gene encoding ciliary neurotrophic factor receptor subunit alpha isoform X1 produces the protein MPAGCRADPRSAEYRPGACAGTQMAASVPWACCAVLAAAAAAVYTQKHSPQEAPHVQYERLGSDVMLPCGTASWDATVTWRVNGTDLAPDLLNGSQLVLRSLELGHSGLYACFHRDSWHLRHQVLLHVGLPPREPVLSCRSNTYPKGFYCSWHLPTPTYIPNTFNVTVLHGSKIMVCEKDPALKNRCHIRYMHLFSTIKYKVSISVSNALGHNATAITFDEFTIVKPDPPENVVARPVPSNPRRLEVTWQTPSTWPDPESFPLKFFLRYRPLILDQWQHVELSDGTAHTITDAYAGKEYIIQVAAKDNEIGTWSDWSVAAHATPWTEEPRHLTTEAQAPETTTSTTSSLAPPPTTKICDPGELGSGGGPSIPFLTGVPVTLALAAAAVTANNLLI, from the exons ATGCCCGCGGGCTGTCGGGCGGACCCACGGAGCGCCGAGTACCGGCCGGGCGCCTGCGCGGGGACCCAG ATGGCTGCTTCTGTCCCATGGGCCTGCTGTGCTGTGcttgctgccgccgccgccgctgtcTACACCCAGAAACACAGTCCACAGG AAGCACCCCACGTGCAGTATGAGCGCCTGGGCTCAGATGTGATGCTGCCGTGTGGGACTGCAAGCTGGGATGCAACTGTCACATGGAGGGTGAACGGGACAGATCTGGCCCCTGACCTGCTCAATGGCTCTCAGCTGGTATTACGGAGCCTAGAACTAGGCCACAGTGGCCTGTACGCCTGTTTCCACCGTGACTCCTGGCACCTGCGCCACCAAGTCCTCCTACATGTGGGCT TGCCGCCGAGAGAGCCTGTCCTCAGCTGCCGCTCCAACACTTACCCCAAGGGTTTCTACTGCAGCTGGCATCTGCCCACCCCCACCTACATCCCCAATACCTTCAATGTGACTGTGCT GCACGGCTCCAAAATTATGGTCTGTGAGAAGGACCCAGCCCTCAAGAACCGCTGCCACATCCGCTACATGCACCTGTTCTCAACCATCAAGTACAAGGTCTCCATAAGTGTCAGCAATGCCCTGGGCCACAATGCCACGGCCATCACCTTTGACGAGTTCACCATCG TGAAGCCCGATCCTCCAGAAAACGTAGTAGCCCGGCCAGTGCCCAGCAACCCTCGTCGGCTGGAGGTGACATGGCAGACACCCTCAACCTGGCCTGACCCCGAGTCCTTTCCTCTCAAGTTCTTCCTGCGCTACCGGCCTCTCATCCTGGACCAGTGGCAGCAT GTAGAGCTGTCAGATGGCACAGCACACACCATCACGGACGCCTATGCTGGGAAGGAGTACATCATCCAGGTGGCAGCTAAGGACAACGAGATTGGGACGTGGAGTGACTGGAGCGTGGCTGCTCACGCCACACCCTGGACAGAGGAGCCACGACATCTCACCACTGAAGCCCAGGCCCCCG AGACCACGACCAGCACCACCAGCTCCTTGGCACCCCCACCCACCACGAAGATCTGTGACCCTGGAGAGCTAGGCAGCGGCGGAGGACCCTCCATACCCTTCTTGACCGGTGTCCCTGTCACTCTGGCCCTGGCTGCCGCTGCTGTCACAGCCAACAATCTCCTGATCTG A
- the Cntfr gene encoding ciliary neurotrophic factor receptor subunit alpha isoform X2 produces the protein MAASVPWACCAVLAAAAAAVYTQKHSPQEAPHVQYERLGSDVMLPCGTASWDATVTWRVNGTDLAPDLLNGSQLVLRSLELGHSGLYACFHRDSWHLRHQVLLHVGLPPREPVLSCRSNTYPKGFYCSWHLPTPTYIPNTFNVTVLHGSKIMVCEKDPALKNRCHIRYMHLFSTIKYKVSISVSNALGHNATAITFDEFTIVKPDPPENVVARPVPSNPRRLEVTWQTPSTWPDPESFPLKFFLRYRPLILDQWQHVELSDGTAHTITDAYAGKEYIIQVAAKDNEIGTWSDWSVAAHATPWTEEPRHLTTEAQAPETTTSTTSSLAPPPTTKICDPGELGSGGGPSIPFLTGVPVTLALAAAAVTANNLLI, from the exons ATGGCTGCTTCTGTCCCATGGGCCTGCTGTGCTGTGcttgctgccgccgccgccgctgtcTACACCCAGAAACACAGTCCACAGG AAGCACCCCACGTGCAGTATGAGCGCCTGGGCTCAGATGTGATGCTGCCGTGTGGGACTGCAAGCTGGGATGCAACTGTCACATGGAGGGTGAACGGGACAGATCTGGCCCCTGACCTGCTCAATGGCTCTCAGCTGGTATTACGGAGCCTAGAACTAGGCCACAGTGGCCTGTACGCCTGTTTCCACCGTGACTCCTGGCACCTGCGCCACCAAGTCCTCCTACATGTGGGCT TGCCGCCGAGAGAGCCTGTCCTCAGCTGCCGCTCCAACACTTACCCCAAGGGTTTCTACTGCAGCTGGCATCTGCCCACCCCCACCTACATCCCCAATACCTTCAATGTGACTGTGCT GCACGGCTCCAAAATTATGGTCTGTGAGAAGGACCCAGCCCTCAAGAACCGCTGCCACATCCGCTACATGCACCTGTTCTCAACCATCAAGTACAAGGTCTCCATAAGTGTCAGCAATGCCCTGGGCCACAATGCCACGGCCATCACCTTTGACGAGTTCACCATCG TGAAGCCCGATCCTCCAGAAAACGTAGTAGCCCGGCCAGTGCCCAGCAACCCTCGTCGGCTGGAGGTGACATGGCAGACACCCTCAACCTGGCCTGACCCCGAGTCCTTTCCTCTCAAGTTCTTCCTGCGCTACCGGCCTCTCATCCTGGACCAGTGGCAGCAT GTAGAGCTGTCAGATGGCACAGCACACACCATCACGGACGCCTATGCTGGGAAGGAGTACATCATCCAGGTGGCAGCTAAGGACAACGAGATTGGGACGTGGAGTGACTGGAGCGTGGCTGCTCACGCCACACCCTGGACAGAGGAGCCACGACATCTCACCACTGAAGCCCAGGCCCCCG AGACCACGACCAGCACCACCAGCTCCTTGGCACCCCCACCCACCACGAAGATCTGTGACCCTGGAGAGCTAGGCAGCGGCGGAGGACCCTCCATACCCTTCTTGACCGGTGTCCCTGTCACTCTGGCCCTGGCTGCCGCTGCTGTCACAGCCAACAATCTCCTGATCTG A
- the Cntfr gene encoding ciliary neurotrophic factor receptor subunit alpha isoform X3 gives MLPCGTASWDATVTWRVNGTDLAPDLLNGSQLVLRSLELGHSGLYACFHRDSWHLRHQVLLHVGLPPREPVLSCRSNTYPKGFYCSWHLPTPTYIPNTFNVTVLHGSKIMVCEKDPALKNRCHIRYMHLFSTIKYKVSISVSNALGHNATAITFDEFTIVKPDPPENVVARPVPSNPRRLEVTWQTPSTWPDPESFPLKFFLRYRPLILDQWQHVELSDGTAHTITDAYAGKEYIIQVAAKDNEIGTWSDWSVAAHATPWTEEPRHLTTEAQAPETTTSTTSSLAPPPTTKICDPGELGSGGGPSIPFLTGVPVTLALAAAAVTANNLLI, from the exons ATGCTGCCGTGTGGGACTGCAAGCTGGGATGCAACTGTCACATGGAGGGTGAACGGGACAGATCTGGCCCCTGACCTGCTCAATGGCTCTCAGCTGGTATTACGGAGCCTAGAACTAGGCCACAGTGGCCTGTACGCCTGTTTCCACCGTGACTCCTGGCACCTGCGCCACCAAGTCCTCCTACATGTGGGCT TGCCGCCGAGAGAGCCTGTCCTCAGCTGCCGCTCCAACACTTACCCCAAGGGTTTCTACTGCAGCTGGCATCTGCCCACCCCCACCTACATCCCCAATACCTTCAATGTGACTGTGCT GCACGGCTCCAAAATTATGGTCTGTGAGAAGGACCCAGCCCTCAAGAACCGCTGCCACATCCGCTACATGCACCTGTTCTCAACCATCAAGTACAAGGTCTCCATAAGTGTCAGCAATGCCCTGGGCCACAATGCCACGGCCATCACCTTTGACGAGTTCACCATCG TGAAGCCCGATCCTCCAGAAAACGTAGTAGCCCGGCCAGTGCCCAGCAACCCTCGTCGGCTGGAGGTGACATGGCAGACACCCTCAACCTGGCCTGACCCCGAGTCCTTTCCTCTCAAGTTCTTCCTGCGCTACCGGCCTCTCATCCTGGACCAGTGGCAGCAT GTAGAGCTGTCAGATGGCACAGCACACACCATCACGGACGCCTATGCTGGGAAGGAGTACATCATCCAGGTGGCAGCTAAGGACAACGAGATTGGGACGTGGAGTGACTGGAGCGTGGCTGCTCACGCCACACCCTGGACAGAGGAGCCACGACATCTCACCACTGAAGCCCAGGCCCCCG AGACCACGACCAGCACCACCAGCTCCTTGGCACCCCCACCCACCACGAAGATCTGTGACCCTGGAGAGCTAGGCAGCGGCGGAGGACCCTCCATACCCTTCTTGACCGGTGTCCCTGTCACTCTGGCCCTGGCTGCCGCTGCTGTCACAGCCAACAATCTCCTGATCTG A